TTTACTCCCCTTCCAGGTACCACACCAACTACAGAGTGCAGCTATAACAATCAAAGGGCAAAGATCATCAAAAGGTCCCTTAAATTGGCAGAACATGTAAAAAACATCAAACTGCATTACTGAAGGATCAGcataaatttacataaaacaaggTTGAACATACTTAAAAAATCTAGCAATAACTAATAAGCAAAAGCTAGCAACTGTAAATACTAAATGCCAAGTGAAACAATATGCTACCTCCAGCCTTAAGAGGGTCGTCTGTACTATCCTTCTTTGGAGGCTCACTTGAGTAGAAAGGATTATCGCGGGGTAATTGGCAGCGAAAAACCTTCACGCTATAAAAATCATCACATAATCAGAAACACAAACTACAAATCCTTCAGCATAGACATGAGAGGGAGAACAATACCTTCTAGAGGGCTTGTCCCGCTGGCATTTCCATTGTTCATGTTGATCACGACGAAGACACACCATTGATGTACACATAAAAACAAACAATGTTCGATGAAAAGCAGATTCCTTCTCCTCCGGCGCATACACCTACTCACCCAACAAACACAAAAGACCACAACTTTTATTACTAGAAAAAGgcataataaagataaaatGAAATTCAATCATCCCTCACCTGAAGCACAAATTGCAAAGGTTCGCCGCATATGTCGCAAAAGCACGATCTCCCCGATGGCAAATTTTCTGGATCCAGCCAAGCCTATATGACAAAGAGAAAACATCAGAAAAGTCCGACTTGTATATAAATAGAAATTGCAGGGTTCAACAGCATACAGGAACCCCTCCAGCCTTGGAAGGAAAGAAATGACGAAGAAGAGACCGGGCTTTCTTGGGCTTTttcaaaaaacccaaaataacCGAATTTCttgcttcttcatcttcttcttcttcgtcatcGTCATCCATAGCAATATCTTGCTccctttgttcttcttcttggtCACTATCATCGTCCAGTGATGTGATTCTAAGACCCTTAAACTCTTCCGTACCATCACCCTTCAGAGTACCAGCCATTTCCTTTAGCAATTTAGGGTTCGTTCTTCACTCTCAAATCTGAATATACCTTAACTCAACGAAAACACGAAGGTACCTGATGAGCTAAAGCTTCAAGCTTCAAGCTAACCAGTAAAAAATCAAGCTTTCTAATCAGAACAAACATGAATTAATCTAATAAGtcaataaaattacaaactgaTGCAAATCATAGCACAACTACTCAATTAATCGATAAACCCTGAAATTTTAAATAGAGTGTAGAGAAAAATTACCTGAAATAATCCCAGGTCAAGCGCGGAATTGGAGGGAAAAGAGAAGGGGCGTGGACGGTGGCTTGTGGCGCAGCCGGTGATGCTTTGTGAAGTGTGAGCTGGGTTTACGGCGGGTGAGCTGGGTATATGCCTGGTGATGCTCTGTGAAGGttggagaagaagagaagaagaaaggggTTAAGCTGGGTTTAGGGCGGGTGAGATGGGCTGGATAATGGAGATTATGGGCCGTTGGGCTTTTTCTTTTCccaattttctctctctctctctctcttaataaACACGTGGCTTCTTCTGATTGGTTATTCTAATAAGCTATACCCTAAACCCCCCGAGCACTTCCCTTTCAGTTCACCGCCTCcatcctccctctctctctttccaacATCGCCGGCTCTTCGGCTCCTCGGCCTGTCTTCTTCCTAGGCCCTAGGGCTCCCTCAAACTCACAGGTACGAACTTTGCACATGGATGGCTGTTTgtaattcaatatttttttcttgaatttatattttattttttatatactgTTAAACTATTTTCTTGGTGGCTATGGAGGCCTGCTATGGTGGgcgaatttgaatttgaattaagcGAACGAAGTGAAATAAAAGGGGTTAAATTTTTTGAGTATGTGATTGCGTATTCTGGTTAAGCATGGGTGAAATGAAAGAGTAAATTTGATTTTCTAATTTATGTGGAAGATAAAATTTCAGTTTTGAGGGTGAAGTAAAGCTCGAGTCTTGATATTTGTGATTTATTTGATGTTTTGGAGCTGTAATTTATCCGTCGTATCGTTAAGCATGTTACTGGAATTCTGTGAATAGGGAATGATTATATAAGCACAAGCTGCACGACTACCATTTTTTACATTCGATACAAAAAAGTCGGGCTAAATTAGTTATGTAGATTGAACTTTTTGAATTTACTCTGTATATTTTGGGGCTAGGGTTCATGTGAGACGAAGGACGGTGAGGGAGTTGGAGAAGCTCTCTGATTTACGTTTCTATAATAAAGAGAAAAAAGGGTGATACAGGGCATATGGTAATGAGTTTTTAGGGTATGCTATGCAATTATTGCAAAAAAAGGATGCTATTTATGATAAGGGATCCGGGGCTAGAGCTGCTTAATCTTAACATTTAACCCACACGTTAGAAACCCTAGCCTTGGATAACTCACAGATCCCCTCTCAAACTCTCTTCCTCCTCATCAGCTCTCTCACAGCCGCACCTCCTCCTCTCAGCCTATCCTTCCTCTTGTCTTTCTCGCCCTCAACAAGTTTGAGAATTTAAATGACTGAAATTTTGTTCTGAACATTGTTGTTATCGGATGAAATCACACGATAGGAAGTAAGCCAGGTCAAGGAAAATTCTCATTGTTACCGTTAAAtggttattcatttttttttccctgATAGTTATCcattttagtttcaattaaatttatttttgtgatTATGTTTTTATAGATTCGTTCTCTGTATGACAGTTTTTCTCTCTGTGTGACAGTTTCTGACAACAAACCGAAAGCGACAAATTCTGAGTAGCTATGGTTTGTTCTTCATCTcgctttgcttttttttttttttttttttctccttaagCTATCTTATTGGTTAGGATGCATTTAATATTGTATGCCCTTCATCTTTGTGAAATTCAAGCTTTCATAATGTTTAGGACGCATTTAATATTGTATGTCAATGTTTTTTGTGAAATTCAGCCGCAGGGAGATTACATAGACCTCCACAGGAAGCGGTATGGGTACCGTCCTGACCACTTCGAGCGAAAGCGCAAGAAGGAGGCTCGTCTCGTTCATAAGCGTTCTGAAACTGCTCAGAAGGTTTATTCCAAtccttttcttctatttttcttgGAAAGTGAAAATCAAATTGGAATGTTAAgcttattttgtttctttggaATGTTTGCATTGGAACAGGCTCTGGGTATCAAGGGTAAGATGTTCGCTAAGAAGCGCTATGCTGAAAAGGCTCTCATGAAGAAAACGTGAGTTCTCTTACCTGGCATTTAATCTGATTAATTGTTGTGTTCTATGGATTAGGTTTCTTACCAATGATATCTTATTATGTAATAGCTTTTCATCTAGCCAATCATATTCAGATGCATTAATATGATTGTCCTTTTCCCTGTAGAATAGACTGTACGTATTATGTAATAGCTTTTCATCTAGCCAATCATATTCAGATGCATTAATATGATTGTCCTTTTCCCTGTAGAATAGACTGTTACTACGTACCTCTTGGCACCTAAACTACATTCATTTGATGCGTTTTAACAGTTAGTTTCATATGGCACTCGTCATGACTATCAATTTGGTGTTATATATACACATAGACATAGTTACAATCATATTTAAATTGCATAGGCTGCACTCTACTTATTTGCGCTTTTTTATATTGTTTAGTTGCTATTAGTGGTAGTTTGTCTTTATGTCGATACTTCATTGCATTTTCTGTGTGTTCATGCTACTgacaatttatatatatacgtaaaataaaaattttgttttgtgaatGCCCACAGGTTGATTATGCATGAGGAGTCATCGACTAGGCGCAAGGTGGATGATGATGTTCATGAAGGTTCTATTCCAGCATATCTGCTGGATCGTGACACCACAACACGTGCGAAAGTATGGGATTTCCagttattaataataataattttttaaaggaagttctttgttcatgttTCTTATCTGAGGTTATGCTGGAAATAGATTTTGAACAACACTATTAAGCAAAAGCGGAAGGAGAAAGCTGGGAAATGGGAAGTCCCTCTGCCTAAGGTAAAAGCATATGCCACGCTCTTCTTGTTGTCTCCATTTTTCTGTGTGAATCAGTTTTTGTTGTATGCTAATCACTAATATAACTTTTGGACTGTTTTTTATCCTCTCTAGGTAAGGCCTGTGGCTGAAGATGAGATGTTCAAAATTCTTAGATCTGGGAAACGCAAAAGTAAGTAATCTACAAATTCTCCCTCTCTATTGCCATAGCAGTCGAAGTGTTCTGTTGGTTGATTTGTTCTCtaaatttttcatttataatttgGATTTCTGTCCGAAAAAGATTTCTTGATTCTGATGTGTTCTTGCTAAAGCTTGTATAATGGGACATTGAGGATAATTGAAACTGATGCCAGTATTTTCATGTGAATGTATTACTTAGTCCCTGGTTGCTTATTTACTCAATTCTTTATTGTAGCCAAGCAATGGAAGAGGATGGTCACAAAAGCCACATTTGTGGGACCTGGTTTCACAAGAAAACCTCCCAAGTATGAGCGATTTATCCGTCCCAGTGGGTTGCGATTCACCAAATCTCATGTGACACATCCTGAACTTAAAGCCACTTTTAACCTTGAGATCATTGGTGTGAAGAAGAATCCTAACGGTCAAATGTATACATCTCTTGGTGTCTTGACCAAGGGAACCATCATTGAGGTACGTATTTGGTTATGTGATGATTTATGACCATTTATAATGCCAATCCCCTTGGTGTTTTGCGCTATCTAATTGTTTTGTGGATATCAGGTGAATGTCAGTGAACTAGGTCTAGTCACACCTGCCGGGAAAGTTGTATGGGGTGAGTTCCGGTTGGCGTTTTAGCTGATGCCATCTCATTTAGCTTTGCCATCACACTCTTTTAAAGTTGGATGGTTTAGATTCTGACTTATGTTGCTGCATTTATCTGTTCTTTATGGTTGACGCAGGGAAGTATGCTCAGGTGACAAATAATCCAGAGAACGACGGGTGTGTTAATGCAGTTCTGCTCGTTTAAGAGGATCACTTGATGAACATCACTGAATTGTGGAGTGGACTTCTGGCCTTGCATCTGGTACATGTTCTGGCCGAAACGCTCTCACTCCTAATGTTTGAGACGAAAAACTATATGGTTATAAACCAACGCTGTATCATTTAGTGGATCTCAAAACTTTGCACTGTTAGTGCATATTGTGGCTGATTGAGAATAGTTTATTTCCAAATTAGTATCAACCGAGAAATTTTTCCTCCTGACGTGGTCATTTCTTGGTAGCACAATTTGTATTGATTAGtctataaattttattttcccaTTTAGATTTTTTGTTTAACATAATGCTTGCATCAAATTAAATCTTAATTATGACTAAGGCAATTGATTGATCTTTAGTTAAGATGAACATTCAAACGTTCAATATGATTGATCTTTGGTAGCACAATTTGAACATTCAAAATTGCACTCTTATTTGACATCTTTTCACTTGGGATCTCAGTCTTATAGATATTAGATGATCACCTAAAGCTAAAATCATGCACAACTGAAATCATATTGATAGGGTGTTCCGTTTTCATTTGTGTGTCTCCGATTCCAAACTCTTTCCTCTCCTAAATAATTGTAATATTTTCAAATCTTCCATATtcctttaataataataataaccagCATGCGCAACTCAACAGCACCACATATCCAATGTAGATCATATGGGTACGTATTAGTATTTTAGTTTGTTACTAAAGAAAAATTGTGATAGgttatgtaattttttatttggtgcGTGCCAAGCTAATGGTACGTTTTATTATTCTAATTTTAGTACGTACAAAGCTAATGATACGTATGTGTAACCCCAAGATATAATATTTTTCGTATTattagaataagggctcgtattttatgaaaaaggaaaaagaaaaaggaaaagttaTGCTAGTGCACGTTTATACAATTGCAATGAATTAGGGACTCTAGATACTCTTTATGCTTGGAAATAAGGAAGAAAAATCCCTAGTTTCCAAACCAAAATTTGGAATTCAATTCCGCTTTCGTTTACGAGTTGGTGATGAAGATACTACAACTGAAGGTAATATACTTCTTGGTTTGTTGCGGATTTCCATATTTGCCGTTTGTGGGAGTTTTGACTAATTAAGCTCAAATATTTGATTTCAACCATAATAATAGAATaactcttttatttttctttaatacatacatacatacatatatatatatatatatataattggaaaATACAAAAATGTTAACCTACCTATCATTCATGAAATagttcaaaaaaaattattcttaaGCACGAGCTAGTGGCCCCATGGTATGGCAGATTGCGAGGCTTTCTTCAAATTAAAAACCCGAGGTCTTGTGTTCGAAACCCATTGTTGGTGTGAAAGGTAGACTTGTGACCAATGAGAGGCTGAAATACCCTTGTGAGTGGCTTGCTACCAGTTGtcctcctttaaaaaaaaaaaaaaaaaatattcttccATACATTTATAAATTCATACTAGTATATATGCTGATATATATAATACCTACAATATAAATTAGTCAGCGCGGTTAATATGTGATAAAGGTAATAGAAAAAATTGAGAAACAAATCAGGAGgaggggaaaaaaaagaaacaatattGAATTATTGTACGTAATCCTAAaactgagaaaaaaaaatctataaataagggataattttattataatttaataaaaaaataaataggaaAAAGCAACCTAAAACCTTTTTGAactattgttttaattttaaaaggATTTCTAAACAAACTCATATAGTCACGTATAAATAGTAACACAACAAACTCGCACTCATTCGCTCACACCAACACTaatactatgtttggatgaaaaaatttaagattactaaggaattttaaaataacGGTAATTGAAATgacaagattttattttctagaatttgtaaattttcttgtttggttaacctagaagaacaatggaattgaatacggaatttgttatttttaaactctcaatcatagaaattgagaAATAACACCTATTTACATAGAATTTGAACTTAAGAATTGGGAATtgaaggtcccaaattccaaatttttatccaaacaagaaaattggtacatcttaatttataaattctgatccAAGTCGTCGAAACAAACAAACGTACGTTTCGTCCAAGGATGGAGATTAGTTCGGCCACTTCTGGAGGCCGAAGTGACACACTTCTGGTGTCAGAAGACGGCGGCTCGTGGAGGCTCGACGTTAAGGAGTTCCGGCTACCCCAGCAGAGCAGTACTACTGGTGACGACGATGACAGTGGACGCCGTCGTTTCGCTCTCGGTCGCCTCTGCGCGCCCAGTAAGGATTCTGTTCGTCGTTTACTTCATGACCCGTTTCTGTCTTTGTGTTTGAATTGCATGCAGTGTTAGTAATCTTGATTGTATTAAGTAAAGACCGAATCTTGGGAGTTCTTAGCAAAAACCACTTTGTGTACTGGCTATTTGG
This genomic interval from Malus domestica chromosome 05, GDT2T_hap1 contains the following:
- the LOC103435376 gene encoding uncharacterized protein encodes the protein MPQGDYIDLHRKRYGYRPDHFERKRKKEARLVHKRSETAQKALGIKGKMFAKKRYAEKALMKKTLIMHEESSTRRKVDDDVHEGSIPAYLLDRDTTTRAKILNNTIKQKRKEKAGKWEVPLPKVRPVAEDEMFKILRSGKRKTKQWKRMVTKATFVGPGFTRKPPKYERFIRPSGLRFTKSHVTHPELKATFNLEIIGVKKNPNGQMYTSLGVLTKGTIIEVNVSELGLVTPAGKVVWGKYAQVTNNPENDGCVNAVLLV